The window TTATCTGTGGAAACGAGGTGGTCCAGTCTATGCAGGTctaaaatttttgaaagaatcaATACAAACTTCATTGCAACCAAACAATGCAACAGGATCTTTAATATTACCAGTGCCTAAAATAAAGGCGTTAATTGTAGAATATGATAGTAAATATGACTACAGTCTTTCATATCTTCATATGAATCAATTCTTTCATGAAGTAAGTTTTATATTcgatgttatatttaattataattactataattactataataataattactatatttCTAGGTTGAGACTTGGATGCAAGAACAATTAAAAACTGCACCCACAACTATGCAAGGAGGATGGTTCGTCAGTAAATTGGAATTTTACGAATTACAACGTACATTACACGACGGTACTATTTGGGCTATGATCGTTTCATTGATTTTAGCACTTGCAGTATTAGCATTCGTAACATTAAATCCTTTAGTTAGTATATATGCAATTATAACAATTGGTGCTGCCATTATAGTGACTGTTGCTACTTTAATTCTTCTTGGCTGGAAACTCAATGTTCTGGAAAGTGTTGCAGTATCTACTGCTATAGGTagcattaattatatattaaatagataatgttaaatacatataaaaagataacagAATTTTATGTTTCTCAAGGTTTGGCAGTGGATTTCAGTTTACATTACGCTGTAAGTTATCGAGCATGCAACTCGGAAGAAAGAGTTGATAAAGTTAAAGCAGCATTAGATCAAATGGGTGGACCAACACTGATGGCAACATTAACAAGTGGAGTTGCCGGTGCTCTCATGTTACCCTCTGATGTATTGGCATATATACAGATTGGTATATTTCTATTGCTTGTGATGGGGATAAGTTGGATTTATgctacattatttttatgccCAATGTTAGCAGTCATTGGTCCATCATCGCATTTTGCTCAATTTCAATACCCACGGTAACATAACGAACATATAAACGacagtatttattttttgttttaatattaatcagattaatattaatttcagagcaaggaaattattattttgttttcgtaAGAAAGAATCAGAAGAGTTGGCAGAAACAAATAGAGATAATGGTAAAAtggtaaaaaaaggaaaaggaaagggaatgCTATCTGAATCAACATTAAGTACTTCTAGCACAGTATGTCAATTTCATTGTAGTGAACCGGAAATTCTTATTGCACGGCCTCCTTCTTCATCGTTACCTCCATCACCGACATCGGCATTACTTTATTTAGATAGTAATCAAACCACTGTGTGGAACAATAGACGAAAACAAATGAACGATCTTGATTGAATATCTATATTCAGAAATCttaaaacataatattattgatcacGTGTTACCTTCATTGTGAACTAAATGGAACTATGATCTTATCTAATTAATGTGTCATTGGCTGTGTTCAGGTAGTTAATAAGACTGTTTGTTACTTATATGTTTGTCTATCGTCGACATTCATTGGGCTTCCTATATTCTTTATGTGGTTTACATATTTGCGTATATACGCGCACGAAGACACatactacatatacatatatattattgcatGCAGATAATAACAGAGTGCGTATAgctctatttatctttttgatctgtatacactttttttttcattctctaatAACTTCATTCGTATgataagatatatgtatatatatatgtgtgtatgggtgtgtgggtgtgtgtaggtaaatagatttctttataaataatgccATTTGAGAGacaattcaaaaaatttttaaagctCTGACATATCTGCAAATTCAcgaaacaatattaatttgcgttaatgataaatgtattagatattatataatattttatattcccaTTATTTTTAAGCATTATTCTTACATATAAAGTTCGGGTATATGTCATtcttatttaacaatataataatcttcAGATATATGTTAAATGGCAAGcttaactttatataaatgttagaCTTTCTGCAATTtgtgaatttatatttttttaactaattgtaggataatgttatttaatcTGGTAAACAGATTTATTAGatcaaaagattaattatatgtaattttgttaatagtgctaaatatctttaataaaagagacaaatactctctctctctctctctgaccataaaaaattttagcTATAAATACATgagaattgaaaataattattttgtgatTCTAAGTATAGAgtacaaattgttaatttaatgaatacatcttaatttacaatttccttgagaatatacttacttattttttataatactaacatggaaaaattttaataaaatgaactctagaaataaataaatgaaagcaAGATTTTGTTCATCATTTTGAGTTGGTAAgtaattatattgataatgataataatacttaagaaatatacatagtACGAAAGTAGTTGTTGGTAAAGAGTGATACATACTATATtgttacaattataatttttatcattcaacTCATCAAATATGTTAATCCTCAACAATTGATGATTATGTCTCTATAATGGAAAAATGTACATTGAACTATTTTAATGAgccaaaaatatattcgtttatgagttctttttaaatatatgtatacaaacagtatttatataaattttaccaAAAAAATTGCCCTTTTTTAAAGTAACATTAACggcaataaaaatatgttatatcaagcttaatgtaaatttcaatgagaaaatacgttaaaaataaaacaaagcgagtgcttgttatttttcttttattccataGAAATTTCTTAAACGCGTCGTCGGCGTTTATGATTAAATGGACTAAGTGGTGGTTCAATAAGAGGACGTTTCTCGATTCGCGGTAAACTTGAGTTATACTTGCGAATAGGTTGAACCTTACgaatagttttctttctcaaacaagcaatttctcctttttctaatttcttctcAGTTGTAGCAATCTgtcaattacaaaattatatgtaaatatatcttcAGATGTGGATGAAGCGTATGAACATACGAATAATACGAAAGTGTTTgttatcttttgaaaataataatgatcgttaTTTCTTGTAATGAATGTTTAATGAATGCTtaagatatacataaatgaCATTACCAAACATTTtaacatttccttttctctttccttttcttttaatttttcctcgAAGCGTTTTCTTTCCTGAGCTCTAACTGCTGTCAAAAGAGGCGGAGTTTTTGGTATTTTTAAAACTCTTTTAGCAGGACGAGGTAGGAATGGCGGCTTTTTCCAAATCTTttcgtaaatgaaaaaagtatttattatacatagtGAAAgcatctaaataaaatattacacgaTAACGTACCTCTGTACATTTTTTGATAGCTTTTTCGGAACTTATGTTATTTGATTCTTTAAATTTTCCACTAATAactgttttaataaatttaggTACAGGTTGTGCTCGAAATACATGcaattttttgtcttctttaaaCGTCttaaaagcaataaaaattttatataaaacataattattaagaaaaaattatcaaaaatgataacatacttcttaaatatattttaccttttgttgttgttttttcgtgttggatttatttcgtaaatcaAAAGTAAAAGACTTCACAGCAGTGTGCACTTtttctgttatattttttgtattttctcttGTCGTTGTTTTATGTTTCACTTTAATACActgaaatattaatcaaattaaagcaagtgaaatatttttaatattaaattaataagaaacattttttaaattaaattaatacttGTCTTGTTaaatcttgtttcttttcctctcgatTTTCTTCCGTTTGATTCGTATCAATGTTCTTACTcaattcttgtttcttttctttcgtcaaagaaaaattgtctaataagctaaaaga is drawn from Vespula pensylvanica isolate Volc-1 chromosome 10, ASM1446617v1, whole genome shotgun sequence and contains these coding sequences:
- the LOC122632457 gene encoding protein FAM161A-like isoform X1 produces the protein METETPLSYYRFKSKPTNRQLWPQNKEENNLFKDWINRVNVTLDPWDRIDSPQFIDFFNVPEISDRFFETKEEEKPLQHSANARTLPRTSDYNDHNELINLLDNFSLTKEKKQELSKNIDTNQTEENREEKKQDLTRQCIKVKHKTTTRENTKNITEKVHTAVKSFTFDLRNKSNTKKQQQKTFKEDKKLHVFRAQPVPKFIKTVISGKFKESNNISSEKAIKKCTEIWKKPPFLPRPAKRVLKIPKTPPLLTAVRAQERKRFEEKLKEKEREKEMLKCLIATTEKKLEKGEIACLRKKTIRKVQPIRKYNSSLPRIEKRPLIEPPLSPFNHKRRRRV
- the LOC122632457 gene encoding uncharacterized protein LOC122632457 isoform X3, with translation METETPLSYYRFKSKPTNRQLWPQNKEENNLFKDWINRVNVTLDPWDRIDSPQFIDFFNVPEISDRFFETKEEEKPLQHSANARTLPRTSDYNDHNELINLLDNFSLTKEKKQELSKNIDTNQTEENREEKKQDLTRQCIKVKHKTTTRENTKNITEKVHTAVKSFTFDLRNKSNTKKQQQKIWKKPPFLPRPAKRVLKIPKTPPLLTAVRAQERKRFEEKLKEKEREKEMLKCLIATTEKKLEKGEIACLRKKTIRKVQPIRKYNSSLPRIEKRPLIEPPLSPFNHKRRRRV
- the LOC122632457 gene encoding targeting protein for Xklp2-like isoform X2, whose protein sequence is METETPLSYYRFKSKPTNRQLWPQNKEENNLFKDWINRVNVTLDPWDRIDSPQFIDFFNVPEISDRFFETKEEEKPLQHSANARTLPRTSDYNDHNELINLLDNFSLTKEKKQELSKNIDTNQTEENREEKKQDLTRQCIKVKHKTTTRENTKNITEKVHTAVKSFTFDLRNKSNTKKQQKTFKEDKKLHVFRAQPVPKFIKTVISGKFKESNNISSEKAIKKCTEIWKKPPFLPRPAKRVLKIPKTPPLLTAVRAQERKRFEEKLKEKEREKEMLKCLIATTEKKLEKGEIACLRKKTIRKVQPIRKYNSSLPRIEKRPLIEPPLSPFNHKRRRRV